The following proteins come from a genomic window of Streptomyces sp. NBC_01716:
- a CDS encoding GntR family transcriptional regulator, whose product MATEGGGTESENGAATRTARVPKYYRLKRHLLDMTETLPPGTPVPPERTLAAEFDTSRTTVRQALQELVVEGRLERIQGKGTFVAKPKVSQALQLTSYTEDMRAQGLEPTSQLLDIGYVTADDTLAGLLDITAGGRVLRIERLRLASGEPMAIETTHLSAKRFPALRRSLVKYTSLYTALAEVYGVHLAEAEETIETSLATPREAGLLGTDVGLPMLMLSRHSIDTAGEPVEWVRSVYRGDRYKFVARLRRPTD is encoded by the coding sequence ATGGCCACGGAAGGGGGCGGCACCGAGAGCGAGAACGGGGCAGCCACCCGTACCGCACGCGTACCCAAGTACTACCGGCTGAAGCGGCACTTGCTCGATATGACCGAAACGCTTCCCCCGGGCACGCCCGTACCGCCGGAGCGCACCCTGGCCGCCGAGTTCGACACCTCGCGCACCACGGTGCGCCAGGCGCTCCAGGAGCTGGTCGTCGAGGGGCGGCTGGAGCGGATCCAGGGCAAGGGCACCTTCGTGGCCAAGCCCAAGGTCTCGCAGGCGCTCCAGCTCACCTCGTACACCGAGGACATGCGCGCGCAGGGCCTGGAGCCGACCTCCCAGCTGCTCGACATCGGTTACGTCACCGCCGACGACACGCTCGCGGGACTGCTCGACATCACCGCCGGCGGCCGCGTGCTGCGCATCGAGCGGCTGCGGCTGGCGAGCGGCGAGCCGATGGCCATCGAGACCACACACCTTTCGGCCAAACGTTTCCCCGCGCTGCGGCGCTCGCTCGTCAAGTACACGTCGCTCTACACGGCGTTGGCGGAGGTGTACGGAGTCCATCTGGCGGAGGCCGAGGAGACGATCGAGACGTCGCTGGCGACACCGCGCGAGGCGGGGCTGCTCGGTACGGACGTGGGCCTGCCGATGCTGATGCTCTCGCGGCACTCGATCGACACCGCTGGGGAGCCGGTGGAGTGGGTGCGCTCGGTGTACCGGGGCGACCGGTACAAATTCGTGGCGCGGCTGCGGCGGCCCACCGACTGA
- a CDS encoding carbon starvation CstA family protein — translation MPEPAPASSAQNSSGSTNSSGRLTPRSIAIWALVALVGAVGWGVLALSRGEEISAAWMLAAALGSYAIAYRFYSRFIARRVLKVDKTRATPAERLDNGVDFHPTDRRVLFGHHFAAVAGAGPLVGPVLAAQMGYLPGTIWIVAGVIFAGAVQDMVTLFFSTRRDGRSLGQIARDEIGPFGGAAALIAVFLIMIILLAVLALVIVNALADSPWGVFSIAMTIPIALFMGVYLRVLRPGRVSEVSLIGVALLLLAIVAGGWVAESSLADTFTLEAGTLVIWMIVYGFLASVLPVWMLLAPRDYLSTFMKVGTIALLAIGVVVALPTMKMDAVTEFASRGDGPVFAGSMFPFVFITIACGALSGFHSLISSGTTPKMVQKETQIRMIGYGAMLTESFVAIMAMITACIIDPGLYFAVNSPAGVIGGTVESASQAVANLGFTISPDQLAQAAKDVEEASLLSRTGGAPTFALGMSDIFSSVVGGAGLKAFWYHFAIMFEALFILTTVDAGTRVGRFMLQDMLGNVYKPMRQVSWKPGVWFASAVVVGAWGYFLWVGVHDPLGGINQLFPLFGIANQLLAAVALAVCTTLLVKSGRLKWAWVTAVPLAWDAAVTLTASWQKIFSDDPKVGFFTQRDVYQAGIDNGEVIPPAKTMDDMHTVVTNSTVDGVLSALFAILIIVVIADAGRVCYQAIRHPESVKLSETPYVKSEIVAPAGLIPTKEEKAELAAVAAKPETETKTPSGAGSS, via the coding sequence ATGCCAGAGCCGGCACCAGCAAGTTCCGCGCAGAACTCATCGGGTTCGACGAACTCTTCCGGGCGTCTGACGCCGAGATCGATCGCGATCTGGGCGCTCGTCGCCCTGGTGGGCGCGGTCGGCTGGGGTGTCCTCGCGCTGTCGCGCGGAGAGGAGATCTCCGCCGCCTGGATGCTGGCGGCGGCACTCGGTTCGTACGCGATCGCCTACCGCTTCTACTCAAGATTCATCGCGCGGCGGGTGCTGAAGGTCGACAAGACGCGGGCCACGCCCGCCGAACGGCTCGACAACGGTGTCGACTTCCACCCCACCGACCGGCGTGTGCTCTTCGGCCACCATTTCGCGGCCGTCGCGGGCGCTGGACCGCTCGTGGGGCCGGTGCTGGCCGCGCAGATGGGCTATCTGCCGGGCACGATCTGGATCGTCGCGGGCGTCATCTTCGCGGGCGCGGTCCAGGACATGGTCACGCTCTTCTTCTCCACGCGCCGCGACGGGCGTTCGCTCGGTCAGATCGCCCGTGACGAGATCGGCCCGTTCGGCGGCGCCGCCGCGCTGATCGCGGTCTTCCTGATCATGATCATCCTGCTGGCGGTGCTGGCGCTGGTCATCGTCAACGCGCTGGCCGACTCGCCGTGGGGTGTCTTCTCCATCGCGATGACCATCCCGATCGCGCTCTTCATGGGCGTGTATCTGCGGGTGCTGCGGCCGGGCAGGGTCAGCGAGGTCTCGCTCATCGGTGTGGCGCTGCTGCTGCTCGCGATCGTGGCGGGCGGCTGGGTCGCCGAGTCCTCGCTGGCGGACACCTTCACACTGGAGGCCGGCACGCTGGTCATCTGGATGATCGTGTACGGCTTCCTCGCCTCCGTACTGCCGGTCTGGATGCTGCTGGCGCCGCGCGACTACCTGTCGACCTTCATGAAGGTCGGCACGATCGCGCTGCTGGCGATCGGTGTCGTCGTCGCGCTGCCGACGATGAAGATGGACGCGGTCACGGAGTTCGCGAGCCGTGGTGACGGTCCGGTCTTCGCCGGTTCGATGTTCCCGTTCGTCTTCATCACGATCGCGTGCGGCGCGCTGTCCGGTTTCCACTCACTGATCTCCTCGGGCACCACGCCGAAGATGGTGCAGAAGGAGACCCAGATCCGGATGATCGGGTACGGGGCGATGCTCACCGAGTCGTTCGTCGCCATCATGGCGATGATCACGGCGTGCATCATCGACCCGGGTCTGTACTTCGCGGTCAACTCTCCCGCCGGTGTCATCGGCGGCACGGTCGAATCCGCCTCGCAGGCGGTCGCCAACCTCGGCTTCACGATCTCGCCCGACCAGCTCGCCCAGGCGGCCAAGGACGTCGAGGAGGCGAGCCTGCTGTCGCGCACGGGCGGCGCGCCGACCTTCGCGCTCGGGATGTCCGACATCTTCTCGTCCGTCGTCGGCGGCGCGGGGCTGAAGGCGTTCTGGTACCACTTCGCCATCATGTTCGAGGCGCTGTTTATCCTGACGACGGTGGACGCGGGTACGCGCGTCGGGCGCTTCATGCTCCAGGACATGCTCGGCAACGTCTACAAGCCGATGCGCCAGGTGAGCTGGAAGCCCGGTGTCTGGTTCGCCAGCGCCGTGGTCGTGGGAGCGTGGGGCTACTTCCTGTGGGTCGGCGTGCACGACCCGCTGGGCGGCATCAACCAGCTCTTCCCGCTGTTCGGCATCGCGAACCAGCTCCTGGCGGCGGTGGCGCTCGCCGTGTGCACGACGCTGCTGGTGAAGTCCGGGCGGCTCAAATGGGCCTGGGTGACGGCGGTTCCGCTGGCCTGGGACGCGGCGGTCACGCTCACCGCGAGCTGGCAGAAGATCTTCTCGGACGACCCGAAGGTCGGCTTCTTCACCCAGCGAGACGTGTACCAGGCGGGCATCGACAACGGCGAGGTGATCCCGCCGGCGAAGACGATGGACGACATGCACACGGTCGTCACCAACTCGACGGTGGACGGGGTGCTTTCGGCGCTGTTCGCGATCCTGATCATCGTGGTCATCGCCGACGCGGGACGGGTCTGCTACCAGGCGATCCGCCACCCGGAGAGCGTGAAGCTGTCGGAGACGCCGTACGTGAAGTCGGAGATCGTGGCGCCGGCGGGGCTGATCCCCACGAAGGAGGAGAAGGCGGAACTGGCGGCGGTCGCGGCGAAGCCGGAGACGGAGACGAAGACGCCCAGCGGGGCGGGTTCGTCATGA
- a CDS encoding YbdD/YjiX family protein, whose protein sequence is MTPASKVRHAVGRIRWYVRELTGESAYDHYVAHTRACDPTTEPMTRRAFERERMDVREADPREGFRCC, encoded by the coding sequence ATGACGCCGGCGTCGAAGGTGCGCCACGCGGTGGGCCGGATCCGTTGGTACGTACGGGAGTTGACGGGCGAGTCGGCGTACGACCACTACGTGGCCCACACCCGCGCCTGCGACCCGACGACGGAGCCGATGACCCGCCGCGCCTTCGAACGCGAGCGGATGGACGTCAGGGAGGCGGACCCGAGGGAGGGCTTCCGCTGCTGCTGA
- a CDS encoding carbohydrate ABC transporter permease gives MTAADTQEAAGPPAPPVPRDPKGTAGRPGPAKETAGAPGKRRRKKGELLPFLLILPAIVAIAAVYAFPLAKTVIMSFQDMGRRELWTGESPPWVGFEQFTNILGDSEFWSVTGRTVLFMVVCVGLTMALGLLVAMMMTRLSTWVRLTLTAALIAAWSMPLMVAASIFRWLSDSDYGLLNTLIAKVAGDDFLGHNWFLDPWQGFGIITLLVVWGAVPFVVITLYAALTQVPRELEEAAALDGANVTGVFRFVTWPVIRPVFVMVTTLSVIWDFNVFGQIWLLRGNKPEPEYETLGLYSFSKAFESTSFSQGTAIALITVLLLSGVAVFYLRQLMKTGEVE, from the coding sequence GTGACTGCTGCCGACACGCAGGAGGCCGCCGGACCGCCGGCGCCCCCGGTACCGCGTGACCCGAAAGGGACAGCCGGCCGGCCGGGCCCGGCGAAGGAGACGGCCGGGGCACCCGGGAAGAGACGCCGCAAGAAGGGCGAACTCCTTCCTTTCCTGCTGATCCTCCCGGCGATCGTCGCCATCGCCGCCGTCTACGCCTTCCCGCTCGCCAAGACCGTGATCATGTCCTTCCAGGACATGGGCCGGCGCGAGCTGTGGACCGGGGAGTCACCGCCCTGGGTCGGCTTCGAGCAGTTCACCAACATCCTCGGTGACTCCGAATTCTGGTCCGTCACCGGGCGTACCGTCCTCTTCATGGTCGTCTGCGTCGGCCTCACCATGGCGCTCGGCCTGCTGGTCGCCATGATGATGACGCGGCTCTCCACCTGGGTGCGCCTGACGCTGACCGCGGCACTGATCGCCGCCTGGTCGATGCCCCTGATGGTCGCCGCCTCGATCTTCCGCTGGCTGTCGGACTCCGACTACGGCCTGCTGAACACCCTGATAGCCAAGGTCGCCGGCGACGACTTCCTCGGCCACAACTGGTTCCTCGACCCCTGGCAGGGCTTCGGGATCATCACGCTGCTGGTGGTCTGGGGCGCCGTCCCGTTCGTCGTGATCACGCTGTACGCGGCCCTCACCCAGGTCCCCCGTGAGCTGGAGGAGGCGGCGGCCCTCGACGGTGCCAACGTCACCGGCGTGTTCCGCTTCGTGACCTGGCCCGTCATCCGCCCGGTCTTCGTCATGGTCACGACGCTCTCGGTCATCTGGGACTTCAACGTATTCGGCCAGATCTGGCTGTTGCGCGGCAACAAGCCCGAACCTGAGTACGAGACCCTCGGCCTCTACTCCTTCTCCAAGGCCTTCGAGTCCACCTCCTTCAGCCAGGGCACCGCGATCGCCCTGATCACCGTCCTTCTGCTCTCCGGCGTGGCCGTGTTCTACCTGCGTCAGCTGATGAAGACAGGAGAGGTCGAATGA
- a CDS encoding sugar ABC transporter substrate-binding protein, producing MKRKLIAAIGVAGMMFSVAACGSDDSDSAKDPKDRKDTVTVWLMVDAQSTWPELVKDVNAQFKEKYPNVKVDVQYQQWADKAKKLDTALGGDKFPDVVELGNTETMQYILNGAVAEVDPKKYDNSDTWIQGLKDTCTFEGKQYCVPYYAGARVAIYNTDMLKKGAGLDTLPETEDEMLAAMDKVAKENGKKDKRSSSLYLPGRYWYAAMSYVAAYDGKIAEYDEGAKEWKGTLSSPEAQKGIQHFIDLVKKYNKADLTKDEQDHANVMANEKAALIYGNGWESGSVIDGENNGNPKLEGKILTAGMPGPNGKALPSFIGGSDLAITSKSKVQDLAEDWVSMFTSEKSMDVLAGKNILPNNEKQLEPLKAKPETAPIANAVPDAWFTPIAPGWTSIEKEEVLENMLLSILKGDSVADATKTADSKINELINEES from the coding sequence GTGAAGCGCAAGCTCATCGCGGCGATCGGCGTCGCGGGCATGATGTTCTCGGTCGCGGCGTGTGGATCCGACGACAGTGACTCGGCGAAGGACCCGAAGGACCGCAAGGACACAGTCACCGTCTGGCTGATGGTGGACGCGCAGAGCACCTGGCCGGAACTGGTCAAGGACGTCAACGCGCAGTTCAAGGAGAAGTACCCGAACGTCAAGGTCGACGTCCAGTACCAGCAGTGGGCGGACAAGGCCAAGAAGCTCGACACCGCGCTCGGTGGTGACAAGTTCCCGGACGTGGTCGAGCTCGGCAACACCGAGACGATGCAGTACATCCTCAACGGCGCCGTGGCCGAGGTGGATCCCAAGAAGTATGACAACTCGGACACCTGGATCCAGGGCCTCAAGGACACCTGCACCTTCGAGGGCAAGCAGTACTGCGTGCCGTATTACGCCGGTGCGCGCGTGGCCATCTACAACACGGACATGCTCAAGAAGGGCGCCGGCCTCGACACGCTGCCGGAGACCGAGGACGAGATGCTCGCGGCCATGGACAAGGTCGCGAAGGAGAACGGCAAGAAGGACAAGCGCTCCTCCAGCCTCTACCTCCCGGGCCGTTACTGGTACGCCGCGATGTCCTACGTCGCCGCGTACGACGGCAAGATCGCCGAGTACGACGAGGGCGCGAAGGAGTGGAAGGGCACGCTCTCCTCGCCCGAGGCGCAGAAGGGCATCCAGCACTTCATCGACCTGGTCAAGAAGTACAACAAGGCCGACCTGACGAAGGACGAGCAGGACCACGCCAATGTGATGGCCAACGAGAAGGCGGCCCTCATCTACGGCAACGGCTGGGAGTCCGGCTCCGTCATCGACGGCGAGAACAACGGCAACCCGAAGCTTGAGGGCAAGATCCTCACCGCGGGAATGCCCGGCCCGAACGGCAAGGCGCTGCCCTCCTTCATCGGCGGCTCCGACCTCGCCATCACCAGCAAGTCCAAGGTCCAGGACCTGGCCGAGGACTGGGTCTCGATGTTCACCAGCGAGAAGTCCATGGACGTCCTCGCCGGCAAGAACATCCTCCCGAACAACGAGAAGCAGCTGGAGCCGCTGAAGGCGAAGCCGGAGACGGCGCCGATCGCCAACGCCGTGCCCGACGCGTGGTTCACCCCGATCGCGCCCGGCTGGACCTCCATCGAGAAGGAGGAGGTCCTGGAGAACATGCTCCTGTCGATCCTCAAGGGTGACTCCGTGGCCGACGCCACGAAGACGGCCGACTCGAAGATCAACGAACTGATCAACGAAGAGTCCTGA
- a CDS encoding histidine kinase N-terminal domain-containing protein, with translation MNDLVRQHTALTESDLEWLHLLVSEWQLLSDLSFADLVLWVPTRDGARYVSVAQMRPNTGPTSYQDDMVGHLVPRGRRPLLDAALDEGRIVREGDPEWREEVPVRVESIPVRREGRVLGVIARNTNLLTVRTPSRLELTYLQSASDLAQMIAAGSFPFPGQQVDMDASPRVGDGLIRLDADGLVQYASPNALSAYHRLGLASDLVGHHLGQTTDELAPVRGPVDEALVKLASGYAPRETEVESTGGVIQLRAIPLKPKGVRIGSLILCRDVTELRRRERELITKDATIREIHHRVKNNLQTVAALLRLQARRMDSEQGREALNEAVRRVGSIAIVHETLSQNLDERVEFDEIADRVLSMVSEISPGKTVRRTGRFGILDAEVATPLSMVLTEILQNALEHAFATGEQGTVEVLAVRGGGSGPKRPGDGGRSDARLLITVQDDGRGLPEGFDPRRAGNLGLQIVRTLVEGELGGGFDMLPGQERGTRVILDIPVEPHK, from the coding sequence ATGAACGACCTCGTACGCCAGCACACCGCCCTGACCGAGTCCGATCTCGAATGGCTCCATCTGCTGGTCTCGGAGTGGCAGCTGCTCTCCGACCTGTCCTTCGCCGACCTGGTCCTCTGGGTCCCCACCCGCGACGGCGCCCGTTACGTCTCCGTGGCCCAGATGCGTCCCAACACGGGCCCCACGTCCTACCAGGACGACATGGTCGGCCACCTCGTCCCCCGGGGCCGCAGGCCGCTCCTGGACGCCGCGCTGGACGAGGGCCGGATCGTGCGGGAGGGGGACCCGGAGTGGCGCGAGGAGGTCCCGGTGCGGGTCGAGTCCATCCCCGTACGCCGTGAGGGCCGCGTCCTCGGCGTCATCGCCCGCAACACCAACCTCCTCACGGTCCGCACCCCGAGCCGGCTGGAACTCACCTACCTCCAGTCGGCCTCCGATCTCGCGCAGATGATCGCCGCCGGATCGTTTCCCTTCCCCGGCCAGCAGGTCGACATGGACGCCTCGCCCCGTGTCGGCGACGGTCTGATCCGCCTCGACGCCGACGGCCTCGTCCAGTACGCGAGCCCCAACGCCCTCTCCGCGTATCACCGGCTGGGACTCGCGTCCGACCTGGTGGGACACCACCTCGGACAGACCACCGACGAACTGGCCCCGGTGCGGGGCCCGGTGGACGAGGCCCTGGTCAAACTGGCCAGCGGCTACGCCCCGCGCGAGACCGAGGTGGAGAGCACGGGCGGCGTCATCCAGCTGCGCGCCATCCCGCTCAAGCCCAAGGGCGTCCGGATCGGCTCGCTGATCCTGTGCCGGGACGTCACCGAACTGCGGCGGCGTGAGCGCGAGTTGATAACGAAGGACGCCACGATCCGGGAGATCCACCACCGGGTGAAGAACAACCTTCAGACGGTCGCGGCCCTGCTCAGGCTCCAGGCCCGCCGCATGGACTCGGAACAGGGCCGCGAGGCCCTCAACGAGGCGGTGCGGAGGGTCGGTTCCATCGCCATCGTCCATGAGACGCTGTCCCAGAATCTGGACGAACGGGTCGAGTTCGACGAGATCGCGGACCGGGTGCTCTCGATGGTCTCGGAGATCTCACCCGGCAAGACGGTCCGCCGGACGGGCAGGTTCGGCATCCTGGACGCCGAAGTGGCCACGCCGCTCTCCATGGTCCTCACCGAGATCCTGCAGAACGCGCTGGAGCACGCGTTCGCGACGGGAGAGCAGGGCACGGTCGAGGTGCTCGCCGTCCGCGGCGGCGGAAGCGGCCCCAAACGCCCCGGCGACGGCGGCCGTTCGGACGCCCGGCTGCTCATCACCGTCCAGGACGACGGCCGCGGACTGCCCGAGGGCTTCGACCCCCGGCGGGCCGGCAATCTCGGTCTGCAGATCGTACGGACGCTGGTGGAGGGCGAGTTGGGCGGCGGATTCGACATGCTGCCCGGCCAGGAGCGGGGCACGCGCGTGATCCTCGACATCCCGGTGGAGCCGCACAAGTGA
- the nagB gene encoding glucosamine-6-phosphate deaminase codes for MEVVIVQDADAGGELIAETIAGLLRRKRDALLGVATGSTPLPIYQALTAKVRAGEVDASGARIAQLDEYVGLPAGHPESYRSVVLREVVEPLGLDESAFMGPDGAADDVQAACEAYDRALAEAGGVDLQLLGIGTDGHIGFNEPCSSLASRTRIKTLTRQTRQDNARFFDSPDEVPHHVITQGIGTILEARHLVLLATGEGKAEAVAQTVEGPVAAVVPASALQLHPHATVVVDEAAASKLKLADYFRDTYAAKPDWQGI; via the coding sequence GTGGAAGTTGTCATCGTCCAGGACGCCGACGCGGGCGGCGAACTCATCGCGGAGACCATCGCGGGTCTGCTGCGCCGCAAGCGCGACGCGCTGCTCGGGGTGGCCACAGGGTCGACTCCCCTGCCGATCTACCAGGCGCTGACGGCCAAGGTCCGGGCCGGCGAGGTGGACGCGTCGGGCGCCCGTATCGCGCAGCTGGACGAGTACGTCGGCCTGCCGGCCGGGCACCCGGAGTCGTACCGCTCCGTGGTCCTGCGCGAGGTCGTCGAGCCGCTCGGGCTCGACGAGAGCGCCTTCATGGGTCCTGACGGCGCCGCCGATGACGTACAGGCGGCGTGCGAGGCGTACGACCGAGCGCTCGCCGAGGCCGGCGGGGTGGACCTCCAGCTGCTGGGCATAGGGACCGACGGGCACATCGGCTTCAACGAGCCGTGCTCGTCGCTCGCCTCGCGCACCCGCATCAAGACGCTCACCCGGCAGACCCGGCAGGACAACGCCCGGTTCTTCGACAGCCCGGACGAGGTCCCGCACCACGTCATCACCCAGGGCATCGGCACGATCCTGGAGGCCCGGCACCTCGTGCTGCTGGCCACGGGCGAGGGCAAGGCCGAGGCGGTGGCGCAGACCGTGGAGGGCCCGGTGGCCGCCGTCGTACCGGCGTCCGCGCTGCAACTGCACCCCCACGCCACGGTCGTGGTCGACGAGGCCGCCGCGTCCAAGCTGAAGCTCGCGGACTACTTCCGCGACACCTACGCCGCCAAGCCGGACTGGCAGGGCATCTAG
- a CDS encoding carbohydrate ABC transporter permease produces MSTSTSTAPAPVPATPPVAKQKLRPDRKKTRGVYDVLGLLFAVVMAFPVYWLVISSLRPNHEIRSYDQTLWPSSITFDNFARAVDQPNFATAVQSSLIVSVTAVVGGMIIATLAALAIGRFRFFGRRALLMVLILVQMLPPTAMLIPIYAQLNAIGGLDEYWGLIIVYLVSTLPFAIIMIRGFVVNIPVELEESAMVDGCTRMGAFRRVIFPLLAPGLAAASIFALVNAWNEYLFAYILINDNSKYTLNVWLMTFTTERGTDYGALMASSTLIALPVVVFFMIIQKKMATGLTSGAVKG; encoded by the coding sequence ATGAGCACCTCAACCTCCACCGCTCCCGCGCCCGTCCCGGCCACGCCCCCGGTCGCCAAGCAGAAGCTGCGTCCGGACCGCAAGAAGACCCGCGGCGTCTACGACGTACTGGGCCTCCTCTTCGCCGTCGTCATGGCGTTCCCGGTGTACTGGCTGGTCATCAGCTCGCTGCGGCCCAACCACGAGATCCGGTCCTACGACCAGACGCTGTGGCCGTCGTCGATCACCTTCGACAACTTCGCCCGCGCGGTCGACCAGCCCAACTTCGCCACCGCCGTCCAGTCCAGCCTGATCGTCTCGGTCACCGCGGTCGTCGGCGGCATGATCATCGCGACCCTGGCGGCCCTCGCCATCGGCCGGTTCCGATTCTTCGGCCGCCGTGCGCTGCTGATGGTGCTGATCCTCGTCCAGATGCTGCCGCCGACGGCGATGCTGATCCCGATCTACGCCCAGCTCAACGCGATCGGGGGCCTGGACGAGTACTGGGGCCTGATCATCGTCTACCTGGTGTCGACCCTGCCGTTCGCGATCATCATGATCCGCGGCTTCGTCGTGAACATCCCGGTGGAGCTGGAGGAGTCGGCCATGGTCGACGGCTGTACGCGGATGGGCGCCTTCCGGCGGGTGATCTTCCCGCTGCTGGCCCCCGGCCTCGCGGCGGCGTCGATCTTCGCCCTGGTCAACGCGTGGAACGAGTACCTCTTCGCGTACATCCTGATCAACGACAACTCCAAGTACACGCTCAATGTGTGGCTCATGACGTTCACCACCGAACGCGGCACCGACTACGGGGCGCTGATGGCGTCCTCGACCCTGATCGCGCTGCCCGTGGTCGTGTTCTTCATGATCATTCAGAAGAAGATGGCGACCGGTCTGACATCCGGCGCGGTAAAGGGATAG
- a CDS encoding glycoside hydrolase family 3 protein, with amino-acid sequence MTTLTHGPDTLTRDALAVLQPGFRGTTAPDWLLRRIGEGLASVGLFGRNVSSPDQVAALTARLRAERDDILVAIDEESGDVTRLEVRDGSSFPGNYALGSVDDVDLTRAVAHELGGRLAACGVNFNWAPCADVNSDVDNPVIGVRSFGADPALVSRHTAAYVEGLQSAGVAACTKHFPGHGDTAVDSHHAMPRIDVDSDTLHARELAPFRSAIAAGSKSVMSAHILLSALDPDRPATLSPRILTGLLREELGFDGLIVTDGIDMQAIVSAYGMERGSVLAIAAGVDAICVGGGPSDEGTVLRLRDALVAAVREGELPEERLADAAARVRALADWTLRVRGASGPGAAAQEGTAPGIGGTAVAGGAGIGLVAARRAVRVTGTIEPLKEAPYVASFAPARNIAVGDETPWGVAAELAALLPGTESATYDSGSGAAEVLAAAGERRIVAVVRDVHRHSWMADILDGILAARPGTAVVEMGVNHAEPTGSPHIATYGAARVCGRAAAETLTGRA; translated from the coding sequence ATGACCACTCTCACGCACGGCCCGGACACGCTGACCCGCGACGCCCTCGCGGTCCTCCAGCCCGGCTTCCGCGGCACCACGGCCCCGGACTGGCTGCTGCGGCGCATCGGCGAAGGTCTCGCGTCCGTCGGCCTGTTCGGCCGCAACGTCAGCTCACCGGACCAAGTGGCCGCGCTCACCGCCCGGTTGAGGGCCGAGCGGGACGACATCCTCGTCGCCATCGACGAGGAGAGCGGCGACGTCACCCGTCTCGAAGTACGGGACGGGTCGTCCTTCCCCGGCAACTACGCGCTCGGCTCCGTCGACGACGTCGACCTCACCCGGGCGGTCGCGCACGAGCTGGGCGGCAGGCTCGCCGCGTGCGGCGTCAACTTCAACTGGGCGCCGTGCGCCGACGTCAACTCCGACGTCGACAACCCGGTCATCGGCGTCCGCTCCTTCGGCGCCGATCCCGCGCTCGTCTCCCGTCACACGGCCGCCTATGTGGAAGGACTCCAGTCCGCCGGGGTCGCGGCCTGCACCAAGCACTTCCCCGGACACGGCGACACGGCGGTCGACTCGCACCACGCGATGCCGCGCATCGATGTCGACTCCGACACACTGCACGCCCGTGAGCTGGCACCTTTCCGGTCGGCGATCGCCGCGGGTTCCAAATCGGTGATGAGCGCGCATATCCTGCTCTCCGCGCTCGACCCGGACCGCCCCGCGACTCTCAGCCCGCGGATCCTCACCGGGCTCCTCCGTGAGGAGCTGGGCTTCGACGGGCTGATCGTCACCGACGGCATCGACATGCAGGCCATCGTGTCGGCGTACGGCATGGAGCGCGGCTCCGTCCTCGCGATCGCCGCGGGCGTCGACGCGATCTGTGTCGGCGGCGGCCCGTCCGACGAGGGGACCGTCCTGCGGCTGCGCGACGCGTTGGTCGCCGCGGTGCGGGAAGGCGAACTGCCCGAGGAGCGACTGGCCGACGCGGCGGCGCGGGTACGCGCCCTCGCCGACTGGACGCTCCGGGTGAGGGGGGCTTCGGGGCCGGGCGCGGCAGCACAGGAGGGGACCGCGCCCGGCATCGGCGGTACCGCCGTGGCCGGGGGAGCCGGCATCGGCCTGGTCGCCGCGCGCCGTGCCGTACGGGTGACGGGGACGATCGAACCTCTCAAGGAGGCGCCCTACGTTGCCTCCTTCGCGCCCGCCAGGAACATCGCCGTCGGTGACGAGACCCCCTGGGGTGTCGCGGCCGAACTGGCGGCGCTGCTGCCGGGCACCGAGTCCGCTACGTACGACAGCGGGAGCGGCGCGGCCGAGGTGCTGGCCGCGGCCGGGGAGCGCAGGATCGTCGCCGTCGTACGCGACGTGCACCGGCACTCCTGGATGGCGGACATCCTGGACGGCATCCTCGCGGCCCGCCCCGGCACGGCCGTCGTGGAGATGGGGGTCAACCACGCCGAGCCCACCGGAAGCCCGCACATCGCCACGTACGGCGCCGCGCGCGTCTGCGGCCGGGCGGCGGCGGAAACCCTGACGGGCCGCGCCTGA